The following coding sequences lie in one Benincasa hispida cultivar B227 chromosome 6, ASM972705v1, whole genome shotgun sequence genomic window:
- the LOC120079721 gene encoding elongation factor 1-alpha: protein MGKEKVHINIVVIGHVDSGKSTTTGHLIYKLGGIDKRVIERFEKEAAEMNKRSFKYAWVLDKLKAERERGITIDIALWKFETTKYYCTVIDAPGHRDFIKNMITGTSQADCAVLIIDSTTGGFEAGISKDGQTREHALLAFTLGVRQMICCCNKMDATTPKYSRSRYDEIVKEVSSYLKKVGYNPDKIPFVPISGFEGDNMIERSTNLDWYKGPTLLEALDQVHEPKRPSDKPLRLPLQDVYKIGGIGTVPVGRVETGIIKPGMVVTFAPTGLTTEVKSVEMHHEALQEALPGDNVGFNVKNVAVKDLKRGYVASNSKDDPAKEAANFTSQVIIMNHPGQIGNGYAPVLDCHTSHIAVKFAEILTKIDRRSGKELEKEPKFLKNGDAGFVKMIPTKPMVVETFSEYPPLGRFAVRDMRQTVAVGVIKSVEKKDPSGAKVTKSAAKKSGK from the exons ATGGGTAAGGAGAAGGTTCACATCAACATTGTGGTCATTGGCCATGTCGACTCTGGCAAGTCGACCACTACTGGGCATTTGATTTACAAGCTTGGAGGTATTGACAAGCGTGTTATTGAGAGGTTCGAGAAGGAAGCTGCTGAGATGAACAAGAGATCGTTCAAGTATGCCTGGGTGTTGGACAAGCTTAAGGCTGAACGTGAGCGTGGTATCACAATTGACATTGCCCTGTGGAAGTTTGAGACCACCAAGTACTACTGCACTGTTATTGATGCTCCTGGCCATCGTGATTTCATCAAGAACATGATTACTGGTACTTCCCAGGCTGACTGCGCTGTTCTTATCATTGACTCCACTACCGGAGGTTTTGAAGCTGGTATTTCTAAGGATGGGCAGACCCGTGAACACGCACTTCTTGCCTTTACTCTTGGTGTCAGACAAATGATCTGCTGCTGCAACAAG ATGGATGCCACTACTCCAAAATACTCCAGGTCTAGATACGATGAAATCGTCAAAGAAGTTTCATCCTACCTCAAGAAGGTTGGCTACAACCCAGACAAAATTCCCTTCGTCCCCATCTCTGGATTTGAAGGTGACAACATGATTGAAAGATCCACCAACCTCGACTGGTACAAAGGCCCTACCCTTCTCGAGGCCCTCGACCAAGTCCACGAGCCCAAGCGACCATCAGACAAACCCCTTCGTCTTCCTCTTCAAGATGTTTACAAGATAGGAGGCATTGGAACTGTTCCAGTAGGTCGTGTTGAAACTGGCATTATAAAACCCGGTATGGTCGTCACCTTTGCCCCAACTGGACTCACTACTGAAGTAAAATCTGTTGAAATGCACCACGAAGCTCTCCAAGAAGCTCTCCCCGGCGACAATGTGGGGTTCAACGTGAAAAACGTCGCCGTGAAAGATCTCAAGCGTGGCTACGTTGCCTCGAATTCCAAGGATGATCCTGCCAAGGAAGCTGCCAATTTCACTTCTCAAGTTATCATCATGAACCATCCAGGACAGATTGGAAATGGCTATGCCCCTGTTCTTGACTGCCATACCTCTCACATTGCAGTCAAATTTGCTGAGATTTTAACCAAGATTGACAGACGATCTGGTAAAGAACTTGAGAAAGAGCCAAAGTTCTTGAAAAATGGGGATGCTGGATTTGTTAAGATGATCCCCACCAAGCCTATGGTGGTGGAGACGTTCTCCGAGTACCCGCCGCTCGGGCGATTTGCAGTCAGGGATATGCGTCAAACCGTGGCTGTTGGTGTCATCAAAAGTGTTGAAAAGAAGGATCCCAGCGGAGCTAAGGTCACCAAATCAGCTGCTAAGAAATCTGGTAAGTGA